From the Syngnathoides biaculeatus isolate LvHL_M chromosome 10, ASM1980259v1, whole genome shotgun sequence genome, one window contains:
- the pacsin1b gene encoding LOW QUALITY PROTEIN: protein kinase C and casein kinase substrate in neurons protein 1 (The sequence of the model RefSeq protein was modified relative to this genomic sequence to represent the inferred CDS: inserted 1 base in 1 codon) has translation MSGAFDESASLEENTDSFWEVGNYKRTVKRIDDGHRLCNDLMNCIQERAKIEKSYSHQLTEWSRRWRQLVDKGPQYGTVERAWMSLMTEAEKVSDLHHEVKNNLMSEDFEKVKNWQKDSYHKQMMGGFKETKEADEGFKKAQKPWAKKLKELEAAKKAYHMACKEEKLASTREANGKCDASVTADHLKKLHEKVDKCKLDSEKFKDKYEKALDELNKCTPLYIENMEQVFDQSQQFEEKRLSFLREVLLDVKRHLNLTENQSYASVYQELEHAITSASTQEDLQWFNSNHGPGMHMNWPQFEEYNPDLTHSITKKDKAKKGDSIMLTHVTATADRAQAGDHGSVSSYEKNQAHTASNEWSDEEQTRPNSASDTNGGSNPFDEDXAGGGVRVRALYDYEGQEQDELSFRAGDELTKLEDEDEQGWCKGRLDSGQLGLYPANYVEPI, from the exons ATGTCTGGCGCCTTCGACGAGTCGGCCAGCCTGGAGGAGAACACCGACAGTTTCTGGGAG GTGGGGAACTACAAGCGCACTGTGAAGCGGATCGACGACGGTCATAGGCTCTGCAATGACCTCATGAATTGCATCCAGGAGCGAGCTAAAATCGAGAAGTCCTACTCCCACCAGCTTACCGAGTGGTCGAGGAGATGGAGGCAGCTGGTTGACAAAG GTCCTCAGTACGGCACCGTAGAACGTGCTTGGATGTCCCTGATGACAGAAGCGGAGAAGGTGAGTGATCTTCACCACGAGGTGAAGAACAACCTGATGAGCGAAGACTTTGAGAAGGTGAAGAACTGGCAGAAAGACTCGTACCACAAACAGATGATGGGAGGCTTCAAGGAAACCAAAGAGGCGGATGAAGGGTTCAAGAAGGCCCAGAAGCCCTGGGCTAAAAAGTTGAAGGAG CTCGAGGCCGCCAAGAAGGCGTACCACATGGCCTGCAAAGAGGAGAAGCTGGCATCTACCAGGGAGGCCAACGGCAAATGCGACGCCTCTGTGACCGCTGACCATCTGAAAAAACTTCACGAGAAAGTGGACAAGTGCAAACTGGATTCGGAGAAG TTCAAGGACAAGTACGAAAAAGCTTTGGATGAGCTAAACAAGTGCACACCTCTGTACATTGAGAACATGGAGCAGGTCTTCGACCAGAGTCAGCAGTTTGAAGAGAAGAGGTTGAGCTTCCTCAGGGAGGTGCTCCTGGACGTCAAACGCCACCTCAACCTCACGGAGAACCAAAG TTACGCGTCAGTGTACCAGGAACTTGAACATGCCATCACGTCAGCCAGCACTCAAGAAGATCTGCAGTGGTTCAACAGCAACCATGGCCCCGGCATGCACATGAACTGGCCGCAGTTTGAG GAGTACAACCCGGACCTCACCCACAGCATCACTAAGAAGGACAAGGCAAAGAAAGGCGATTCCATCATGCTGACCCACGTCACGGCAACAGCTGACAGGGCCCAGGCTGGAGATCACGGCAG CGTGAGCAGCTACGAGAAGAACCAGGCTCACACGGCCTCCAACGAGTGGTCAGACGAGGAACAGACGCGCCCCAATTCGGCCAGCGACACCAACGGCGGTTCCAATCCCTTCGACGAGG TGGCCGGCGGCGGCGTGAGAGTCCGGGCGCTGTACGATTACGAGGGCCAGGAGCAGGACGAGCTCAGTTTCCGAGCAG GCGACGAGCTGACGAAgttggaggacgaggacgagcaGGGCTGGTGCAAAGGTCGCCTGGACAGCGGTCAGTTGGGTCTCTACCCGGCCAATTATGTGGAGCCGATCTAA
- the rps10 gene encoding 40S ribosomal protein S10, with the protein MLMPKKNRIAIYELLFKEGVMVAKKDVHLAKHPELADKNVPNLHVMKAMQSLKSCGYVKEQFAWRHFYWYLTNEGIQYLRDFLHLPSEIVPATLRRQMRPETARPRPKGTEGDRPARLNRGESDRDAYRRSAAPPGADKKAEAGAGSATEFTFRGGFGRGRGQQPQ; encoded by the exons ATGCTGATGCCCAAGAAGAATCGCATTGCTATCTACGAGCTCCTCTTCAAGGAGGGAGTCATGGTGGCCAAAAAGGACGTCCACCTGGCCAAGCATCCCGAGCTTGCCGACAAGAACGTGCCCAACCTTCATGTGATGAAAGCCATGCAG TCCCTGAAGTCGTGCGGCTACGTCAAGGAGCAATTTGCCTGGCGCCACTTCTACTGGTACCTCACAAACGAGGGCATCCAGTACCTGCGGGACTTCCTCCACCTGCCCTCCGAGATCGTGCCCGCCACGCTGCGTCGCCAGATGCGCCCCGAGACCGCCAGGCCCAGGCCCAAGG GAACAGAAGGAGACAGGCCAGCCCGTCTTAACCGCGGAGAGTCTGACAGAGACGCGTACAGGAGATCTGCTGCACCAC ccggtGCTGACAAGAAAGCAGAGGCTGGCGCTGGATCTGCCACAGAGTTCACCTTC AGGGGCGGCTTCGGGCGTGGCAGAGGACAGCAGCCTCAGTAA
- the LOC133507643 gene encoding SAM pointed domain-containing Ets transcription factor, with product MSNSVGGLSEITAYGSRLAMPEDSLTILERNRDSGEAWDLLEAKASGTPGLYLPCFDMLATEDAAWLVKVSEAAPNAARLEAHREEPEQCPVIDSQERGLSPGMEGPEEERSLEQVQSMVVGEVLKDIETACKLLNITADPMEWNVGNVQKWLLWTEHLYRLPHAGRTFQELTGKDLCAMSEEDFRQRSPLCGDTLHAHLDIWKSTAWMKERCTGGDHKSPGAEELWSEADSSCSGQPIHLWQFLRELLLKPHNYGRCIRWLNKDKGIFKIEDSAHVARLWGLRKNRPAMNYDKLSRSIRQYYKKGIIRKPDVSQRLVYQFVHPV from the exons ATGTCAAATTCCGTCGGAGGTTTATCTGAAATCACAGCGTACGGATCCCGGCTCGCAATGCCGGAGGACTCCCTAACCATCCTGGAGCGAAACCGGGACTCGGGAGAAGCCTGGGACCTGTTGGAGGCCAAGGCGAGCGGCACGCCGGGCCTCTACCTGCCCTGTTTCGACATGCTGGCCACGGAGGACGCCGCGTGGCTGGTCAAGGTTTCCGAGGCCGCCCCCAACGCGGCCCGCTTGGAGGCGCACCGGGAGGAGCCAGAGCAGTGTCCCGTCATCGACAGCCAGGAGCGGGGACTCTCCCCGGGGATGGAAGGCCCCGAGGAGGAGCGCTCTCTGGAGCAAGTGCAGAGCATGGTGGTGGGCGAGGTCCTCAAGGACATCGAGACGGCCTGCAAGCTCCTCAACATCACGGCAG ACCCGATGGAGTGGAACGTGGGCAACGTTCAGAAGTGGCTGCTTTGGACGGAGCACCTGTACCGACTCCCGCACGCGGGCAGGACCTTCCAAGAGCTGACGGGCAAAGACTTGTGCGCCATGAGCGAGGAGGACTTCCGCCAGCGCTCGCCGCTGTGTGGGGACACGCTGCACGCTCACCTGGACATATGGAAGTCAA CTGCCTGGATGAAAGAAAGGTGCACGGGCGGAGACCACAAAAGTCCAG GCGCCGAGGAGCTCTGGTCCGAGGCCGATTCGTCCTGCTCGGGTCAACCCATCCACTTGTGGCAATTCCTTCGAGAACTTCTGCTCAAACCGCACAACTACGGACGCTGCATACGCTGGCTCAACAAAGACAAAG GTATCTTTAAGATCGAGGATTCGGCCCACGTGGCGCGGCTGTGGGGCCTGAGGAAGAACCGGCCGGCCATGAACTACGACAAGCTGAGCCGCTCCATCCGCCAGTACTACAAGAAGGGCATCATCCGCAAGCCCGATGTCTCGCAGAGGCTCGTCTACCAGTTTGTGCACCCCGTGTGA